In Nocardia sp. NBC_00403, one DNA window encodes the following:
- a CDS encoding nucleoside hydrolase translates to MFDDRPDLTEQPSKTTRPRTLTGAGVTVLDTDLFYDPDDFVTLVIAARTVTDLAVVTANETRGRRAQLARHVLDLMDRSDVPVIPGIDIGGEHRFVMDEFVDQPNKTDADSNDAVLDAVDGLTDAVTRLCAATDGPIRWVGMGPMTNLSAVLCLVPDLAERIVVTQMGGWLDRYRDKTCASHNFHTDPVAAGLALRLTRTPRLVLSDFTNSSAIDVTADWELLRRLQSATAPKWAQLLAANFDAWFQRQSARQQRRGSWMHDRLTFSAALGLPFVTFTPERIRIERDARIYRDPDGRAMEVACAVDYDGFIDWMHEGVSA, encoded by the coding sequence ATGTTCGATGACCGACCAGATCTCACCGAGCAACCGTCGAAGACCACCCGACCCAGGACGCTCACCGGGGCCGGTGTGACGGTCCTGGATACCGACCTGTTTTACGACCCAGACGATTTCGTCACGCTGGTCATCGCCGCGCGAACCGTGACCGATCTCGCTGTGGTCACCGCCAACGAGACTCGCGGGCGCCGCGCCCAGCTGGCGCGTCATGTCCTGGATTTGATGGACCGGTCTGACGTTCCCGTCATCCCCGGAATCGATATCGGCGGCGAACACCGGTTCGTGATGGATGAATTCGTCGATCAACCCAACAAAACCGATGCCGACTCCAACGACGCGGTTCTCGACGCGGTCGACGGGCTCACCGACGCCGTCACCCGACTGTGCGCGGCCACGGACGGCCCGATCCGCTGGGTCGGGATGGGACCGATGACCAACCTGTCTGCCGTGCTGTGCCTGGTCCCCGATCTCGCCGAACGGATCGTAGTCACGCAGATGGGTGGCTGGCTGGATCGGTACCGAGACAAGACGTGCGCCTCGCACAACTTCCACACCGATCCCGTAGCGGCTGGTCTCGCGCTTCGCCTGACCCGCACACCACGGCTGGTCTTGTCGGATTTCACGAACTCCTCCGCGATCGACGTCACCGCCGACTGGGAGCTGCTGCGGCGACTGCAATCTGCTACCGCACCGAAGTGGGCGCAGTTGCTGGCGGCGAATTTCGATGCATGGTTTCAGCGGCAGAGCGCCAGGCAGCAGCGGCGCGGCAGTTGGATGCACGACCGGCTCACCTTCAGCGCCGCTCTCGGATTGCCGTTCGTCACCTTTACCCCTGAGCGGATACGGATCGAGCGCGACGCCCGTATCTACCGCGACCCCGACGGGCGCGCGATGGAGGTCGCGTGCGCGGTCGACTACGACGGCTTCATCGACTGGATGCACGAAGGAGTGAGCGCGTGA
- a CDS encoding AMP-binding protein — protein sequence MNAKHDYRPVYQTSLVDPAEFWSSAAEAIDWEVAPTQIVDTVARPVTRWFPDARLNTSFNALDRHVHGDTAIEEGRANQPALIYDSAMTGTRGVFTYAELLEEVSRFAGAMVRLGVTKGDRVIIYLPMIPEAVIAMLACARIGAVHSVVFGGFAAPELAARIDDAAPVLIITASGGLEPGRRIDYPPIVLHALDLAETSAPRNVIVKQRAQFPTIHFPAPQPATESLPSSAQTVAAQWLDWDDAVRDAPLADPVPVDATDPLYILYTSGTTGKPKGVVRDNGGHAVALAWSMRNIYDVGPGQVMWAASDVGWVVGHSYIVYAPLLVGATTLLYEGKPVGTPDAGAYWRVVAEHQVRVLFTAPTALRAIRKADADATLARGYDLSSLRALFCAGERLDPATYEWATETLLADRPDCPVVDHWWQTETGWPICANLLGLQQLPIKAGSASVPVPGFRLRVLDAEGNPVAPGTEGNIVIGLPMPPGTLTGLWRDEERFVRSYMSAFPGHYLTGDSGYFDDDGYLFVLGRSDDVINMAGHRLSAGSIEAAISGHSAIAECAVIGLPDELKGQRPIAYVVLKSGVEIDPTQLRDELIERVREQIGAIATLHDAVVVSALPKTRSGKILRKTIRQITAGDAYEIPSTIEDSSVLAALEQQIAAAQPPSADTGTPLAPNADPVVPS from the coding sequence TTGAACGCGAAGCACGACTACCGACCGGTCTATCAGACCAGCTTGGTCGATCCGGCCGAGTTCTGGAGCAGTGCGGCGGAGGCGATCGATTGGGAGGTCGCGCCAACCCAGATCGTCGACACCGTGGCCCGCCCTGTGACCAGGTGGTTCCCTGATGCTCGCCTGAATACCTCCTTCAACGCCCTCGATCGACATGTGCACGGAGACACCGCGATCGAGGAAGGCCGGGCCAACCAGCCCGCCCTAATATACGACTCCGCTATGACGGGCACCAGAGGCGTTTTCACCTATGCCGAACTCCTCGAAGAGGTTTCCCGCTTCGCCGGCGCGATGGTCCGGCTCGGTGTCACCAAGGGCGACCGCGTCATCATCTACCTGCCGATGATCCCCGAAGCGGTCATCGCGATGCTCGCCTGCGCCCGCATCGGCGCGGTGCATTCCGTAGTCTTCGGCGGCTTCGCGGCGCCCGAGCTCGCGGCACGCATCGATGACGCGGCGCCTGTGTTGATCATCACTGCTTCCGGTGGTCTGGAGCCGGGCCGCCGGATCGACTACCCACCGATCGTGTTGCACGCGTTGGATCTTGCCGAGACCAGCGCGCCGCGCAATGTCATCGTGAAGCAGCGCGCGCAGTTCCCGACGATCCATTTCCCCGCCCCCCAGCCCGCGACCGAATCACTGCCGAGCTCCGCGCAGACCGTCGCGGCGCAGTGGCTGGATTGGGACGACGCCGTGCGCGATGCACCGCTCGCCGATCCGGTGCCGGTGGACGCCACCGATCCGCTCTACATCCTGTACACCTCGGGCACCACCGGTAAGCCGAAGGGCGTGGTCCGGGATAACGGCGGACATGCGGTTGCCCTGGCCTGGTCCATGCGCAATATCTACGACGTCGGGCCGGGACAGGTGATGTGGGCCGCCTCCGACGTCGGGTGGGTCGTCGGGCACTCCTACATCGTGTACGCGCCATTGCTGGTCGGCGCGACAACCCTTCTATACGAGGGCAAACCGGTCGGCACCCCGGACGCGGGCGCCTACTGGCGCGTGGTGGCCGAGCATCAGGTCCGCGTGCTGTTCACCGCGCCGACCGCGCTGCGCGCCATTCGCAAGGCCGATGCCGACGCCACGCTGGCACGCGGCTACGACCTGTCCTCGCTGCGCGCGCTGTTCTGCGCGGGCGAGCGGCTGGATCCGGCGACCTACGAATGGGCCACCGAGACCCTGCTCGCCGACCGGCCCGACTGCCCCGTCGTCGACCACTGGTGGCAGACCGAGACGGGCTGGCCGATCTGCGCGAATCTACTCGGCCTGCAACAGCTTCCGATCAAGGCGGGCTCGGCGTCGGTGCCGGTGCCCGGATTCCGGCTGCGCGTCCTCGACGCCGAGGGCAATCCGGTCGCACCAGGTACCGAGGGCAATATCGTCATCGGACTACCCATGCCGCCAGGCACCCTCACCGGCCTATGGCGCGATGAAGAGCGCTTCGTCCGGTCCTATATGTCGGCTTTCCCCGGGCACTATCTCACCGGCGACTCCGGATATTTCGACGACGACGGCTACCTCTTCGTCCTCGGCCGCAGCGACGATGTCATCAATATGGCCGGGCACCGACTATCGGCGGGCAGCATCGAGGCCGCCATCTCAGGTCATTCGGCGATCGCCGAATGCGCGGTGATCGGACTGCCCGACGAACTCAAGGGCCAGCGGCCGATCGCGTATGTGGTGCTCAAGTCCGGCGTCGAGATCGACCCGACGCAGTTGCGCGACGAACTGATCGAGCGGGTGCGCGAGCAGATCGGCGCCATCGCCACCCTGCACGATGCCGTGGTGGTTTCCGCGCTGCCCAAGACCAGGTCGGGCAAGATCCTGCGCAAGACAATCCGGCAGATCACCGCGGGCGACGCCTATGAGATCCCCTCGACCATCGAGGACTCCTCGGTGCTCGCCGCCCTGGAGCAGCAGATCGCCGCTGCCCAACCGCCATCGGCCGATACCGGCACGCCACTCGCGCCGAACGCGGATCCGGTTGTGCCGTCATAG
- a CDS encoding DUF742 domain-containing protein, whose protein sequence is MDIDDHRMGSAEPSLVRPYSLTAGRTRPAVELALEALVASHPVALERQFELTNIETSIVELCRESPSVAEVAARLGIPIGVARVLVADLIEAGHVRVSATLKDDSSDDERRELIERVLSGLRRI, encoded by the coding sequence ATGGACATAGACGATCACCGCATGGGGAGCGCCGAGCCGAGCCTCGTACGCCCATACTCATTGACTGCGGGCCGCACCAGGCCCGCAGTCGAGTTGGCGTTGGAAGCCCTCGTCGCATCGCATCCGGTCGCCCTGGAGCGGCAGTTCGAACTGACCAACATCGAGACGTCCATCGTGGAGTTGTGCAGAGAATCGCCGTCCGTTGCCGAGGTAGCGGCGCGTTTGGGTATCCCGATCGGGGTGGCCAGGGTGCTTGTGGCCGACCTCATCGAGGCCGGGCACGTCCGAGTTTCGGCGACTTTGAAAGACGATTCCAGCGACGATGAACGTCGCGAGCTGATCGAAAGGGTTCTCAGTGGACTCCGGCGTATTTGA
- a CDS encoding GTP-binding protein, translating to MDSGVFDSTAQVDTRTSKPTSAKIVVAGGFGVGKTTLVGAVSEIVPLRTEALVTNASTGIDNLTGVPMKSTTTVAMDFGRISLADDLVLYLFGTPGQYRFWFMWDDLIRGAIGAVVLVDTRRLEDSFAAVDYFEARNLPFLVALNEFDDAPRYPIEDIRQALAVPADVPILSIDARRREPAKHALVSLTEYALRKVMQGY from the coding sequence GTGGACTCCGGCGTATTTGATTCGACGGCACAGGTCGATACCCGAACCAGCAAGCCAACCTCGGCGAAGATCGTCGTCGCCGGCGGCTTCGGTGTCGGCAAGACCACGTTGGTCGGTGCTGTTTCGGAGATTGTTCCGCTGCGCACCGAGGCGTTGGTGACCAATGCCAGCACCGGAATCGACAACCTGACGGGTGTTCCGATGAAGTCCACCACCACGGTGGCCATGGACTTCGGTCGGATCAGCCTTGCCGACGATTTGGTCCTGTACCTGTTCGGTACGCCGGGCCAGTATCGGTTCTGGTTCATGTGGGACGACCTGATCCGCGGCGCCATCGGCGCCGTGGTGCTGGTCGACACCCGCAGGCTCGAGGACAGCTTCGCGGCCGTCGACTACTTCGAAGCGCGCAACCTACCGTTCCTGGTTGCGCTCAACGAGTTCGACGACGCACCGCGCTACCCGATCGAGGACATCCGTCAGGCGCTCGCGGTGCCTGCGGATGTGCCGATTCTGTCGATCGACGCGCGGCGGCGTGAGCCCGCCAAGCATGCGCTGGTCTCGTTGACCGAGTACGCCCTGCGCAAGGTGATGCAGGGCTACTGA
- a CDS encoding roadblock/LC7 domain-containing protein — MNPDLGGTNRQLDWLVSNFANEVPGVAHAVLVSADGLLMAASAQLPVDRAEQLSAVTAGLASLSVGVSNLFEGGTVLQSVVEMEHGYLLLMAVGDGSYLAVLTNTSCDIGQVGYEMALLVERVGQTVQATPRVTMGS, encoded by the coding sequence ATGAACCCCGATCTAGGTGGTACGAATCGTCAGCTGGATTGGCTGGTTTCGAACTTCGCCAACGAGGTTCCTGGCGTAGCTCATGCCGTCCTGGTCTCGGCTGACGGGCTACTCATGGCCGCGAGCGCCCAGCTGCCCGTCGATCGCGCCGAACAGCTCTCGGCTGTCACGGCGGGACTCGCCAGCCTCTCGGTCGGCGTCTCGAACCTGTTCGAGGGCGGCACCGTTTTGCAGTCGGTGGTCGAGATGGAGCACGGCTACCTGCTACTCATGGCAGTCGGCGACGGCTCTTACCTCGCGGTGCTGACCAACACGTCCTGCGACATCGGTCAGGTCGGATACGAAATGGCCTTGTTGGTCGAGCGTGTTGGCCAGACAGTGCAGGCCACGCCACGCGTCACGATGGGTTCCTGA
- a CDS encoding carboxyl transferase domain-containing protein, protein MRISARELLGQLLDPDSFVSWDRPPVAVACTRRYHEDLCKAAVAAGTDESVLTGEGLLRGRRVAVIACEFGFLAGSVGVAAAERIVSAVERATGSGLPLLASPTSGGTRMQEGTVAFVQMVKIAGAVATHKAAGHPYLVYLRDPTMGGVFASWGSLGHMTFAEPGALIGFLGPRVYKALYGKDFPEGVQTAENLYHSGVIDGVVPVPVFRRIAHRALSVLSGVPDPVAAEPGWAAPRHHDGGDLEGADLSSRASEGSAWESVTISRRPGRPGLRDLLRHVTQRVPLSGTGQGESDRTIVHALARFRGRPCVVFGHDRSGQQGEHTMGPAALREARRSMALAQELRLPLVLVIDTVGAALSKEAEERGLAPEIARCIADLVTLDTPTISVLLGQGTGGGALALLPADRVLAATHGWLAPLPPEGASAIVYRDIDHAPELADAQRIRAADLCADGIVDRIVPELPDAADEPVDFARRMVAAIAAELTELQDRPLAELRAARHNRYRRLGLPGR, encoded by the coding sequence GTGAGGATTTCGGCGCGCGAACTGCTCGGGCAACTGCTCGACCCGGACTCATTTGTCAGTTGGGATCGGCCACCCGTCGCGGTGGCCTGCACCCGGCGGTATCACGAGGATCTGTGTAAGGCCGCGGTCGCGGCGGGCACCGATGAGTCGGTGCTCACCGGCGAGGGGCTTTTGCGTGGCCGCAGGGTGGCCGTAATCGCTTGTGAGTTCGGATTTCTGGCGGGCTCCGTCGGGGTTGCCGCCGCCGAGCGGATAGTCTCGGCGGTCGAGCGTGCCACTGGGTCCGGCCTGCCGCTGCTTGCTTCACCAACATCCGGGGGCACCAGGATGCAGGAGGGCACGGTTGCCTTCGTGCAGATGGTGAAGATCGCAGGCGCCGTCGCCACCCATAAGGCCGCGGGCCATCCCTATCTGGTGTATCTGCGCGATCCGACCATGGGCGGGGTGTTCGCCTCGTGGGGCTCGCTGGGGCATATGACCTTTGCCGAACCCGGCGCGTTGATCGGGTTTCTCGGCCCTCGGGTCTACAAAGCGTTGTACGGCAAGGACTTTCCCGAGGGTGTCCAAACCGCGGAGAACCTCTATCACAGTGGTGTCATCGACGGCGTGGTCCCGGTGCCGGTGTTCCGCCGCATCGCGCACCGCGCCTTGAGTGTACTCAGCGGTGTGCCGGATCCTGTTGCGGCGGAACCGGGTTGGGCCGCGCCCAGGCACCACGATGGTGGGGATCTCGAGGGCGCGGATCTCTCGAGCCGAGCGTCCGAAGGCTCGGCCTGGGAGTCGGTGACCATCTCGCGCCGCCCGGGTCGGCCCGGCCTGCGCGACCTGTTACGTCATGTGACGCAACGGGTTCCGCTCAGCGGCACCGGTCAGGGCGAATCCGATCGCACCATTGTGCATGCGCTGGCCAGGTTTCGAGGCAGGCCCTGCGTGGTGTTCGGGCACGACCGCTCGGGCCAGCAGGGCGAGCACACCATGGGCCCGGCTGCACTCCGGGAGGCCAGGCGCAGCATGGCACTTGCCCAAGAGTTGCGACTGCCGCTGGTACTGGTGATCGACACTGTCGGCGCGGCGTTGTCGAAGGAGGCGGAAGAGCGCGGACTCGCTCCCGAAATCGCCCGCTGCATAGCCGATTTGGTGACCCTGGACACCCCCACCATCTCGGTGCTGCTCGGTCAGGGCACCGGCGGCGGAGCGCTGGCGCTACTGCCCGCGGACCGGGTGCTCGCCGCCACGCACGGCTGGCTGGCGCCGCTGCCACCGGAGGGCGCGAGCGCTATCGTCTACCGCGACATCGACCATGCGCCGGAGCTGGCCGATGCGCAACGCATCCGCGCCGCCGACCTGTGCGCGGACGGCATCGTGGACCGCATCGTGCCGGAGCTCCCGGACGCGGCCGACGAGCCGGTCGATTTCGCCCGTCGCATGGTCGCCGCCATCGCGGCGGAGCTCACCGAGCTGCAGGACCGACCGCTCGCGGAGCTTCGCGCAGCGCGCCACAACCGCTACCGCAGACTGGGTCTCCCCGGGCGGTGA
- a CDS encoding ATP-binding protein, with amino-acid sequence MRDAARSGSKRWALGNWDLRWKVTAVLAVPLAVAVGLGVSRIASEFAEANRLAGAAENIGAIPAVTALSAQTATTAASQMIALFPGAPSIVSDKNLADLDAAIGNAEAVGPQLNAVSGARASLDNMLTQAKAVRAQGKATSTQSGAEIIAMIDRVRNDSVRIVESTVGQVSDPAIDTAKLRLVDSLNTRASLVGEIAAFPEILRNAQVGVQAFLTAANTERSLLNVLAHRFADGDTSIADVRAGIDTRIGLLSSPQAQSGQLPVGDLKNSLTASLDVYERVVGKATKDIDSSMNELVSTANADAWTYTAVVIATILAALLLAVFVARSMIVPLHRLRLAALRVAESDLPYEVAQLRNGASPEDVPLEPMPVRSTEEIGQLARAVDDIHGQALRLASDQAQMRSQVNDMFETLARRSKSLVDHQLTLIEAMEYDEKDPRLLENLFRLDHLAARMRRNGDNLLILAGTKQRRAKSAPVEIADVLRAAISEVEDYERVKLGATPRGSLKEPAASDMAHLFAELLDNALRASPPETDVKFTFAQAHDQGMLIEVADRGIGMPPSEMADINRRLEQTAEPGPDTARHMGLFVVGRLAERHGLTVRLRPTFDTARDPGVTVTVHVPGGLIVIGQGQQSALPTQAAPQVSAGAPQRQASSSSMQMRGITRTPGGNVMVTVDPGVSGPIPVSSPAPADGGPAAAGGGLPQRSPGSTMSAGLSPNSTQGGPSLRPTTGQAPSGPQRGKLAAASLPKRSVSPGGPPPRQPDGGEPIVTGLPPRDANSGELPLRQPGANGVPRPSTSGGLPQRQPGTTTGLPQRQSGLNGVPPREPGSSGLPQRESNTGGLPQREPSSGGLPQRDSGTGGLPQRDSGTGGLPQRQSGLNGLPTRDPASDGLPQRDSGPNGLPTRDPASGGLPQRSSGLNGLPQREPGANGLPQRESGANGLPQRESGANGLPQRESGANGLPQRESGANGLPQRESGANGLPQRESGASGLPQRESNTGGLPQRDSGLGGLPQRDPSTGGLPQRDSGLGGLPQRDSGLGGLPQRDSSTGGLPQRQPAATNLPQRDALGDLPQRQPGSQVPPGLPQRDPNTGGLPQRESTSGLGLPQRERGNPQPPSGEQPALSDSGAPLAGRDPGRHSFKADTGKAASFFQTRLQPAAETNSPMDSPIFAEMMSAWLTDPNPDRSQVAASFESPGDEGWQAARAASEAQAETKTAAGLPQRNPGGRLVPGAVSGAADRAARRDPETIRSSLSRHQQGVRDGRAMKATNLTGDKGDR; translated from the coding sequence ATGCGTGACGCCGCTAGGTCCGGCAGCAAACGCTGGGCGCTCGGCAACTGGGACCTGCGTTGGAAGGTTACGGCGGTTTTGGCCGTGCCGCTCGCAGTCGCGGTCGGCCTCGGCGTGTCCAGGATTGCTTCCGAGTTCGCCGAGGCGAACCGGCTCGCCGGTGCCGCCGAGAACATCGGCGCCATCCCGGCCGTAACCGCGCTCAGTGCGCAGACGGCGACGACCGCCGCCTCGCAGATGATTGCGCTGTTCCCTGGTGCACCGTCGATCGTGTCGGACAAGAACCTCGCCGACCTCGATGCCGCCATCGGCAATGCGGAAGCAGTTGGCCCCCAGCTGAACGCTGTGTCGGGCGCTCGCGCGTCGCTGGACAACATGCTCACCCAGGCAAAAGCCGTGCGTGCGCAGGGTAAGGCCACCTCGACCCAGTCGGGCGCCGAGATCATCGCGATGATCGACCGGGTCCGCAACGACAGCGTGCGCATCGTCGAGTCCACGGTCGGTCAGGTCAGCGACCCCGCCATCGATACGGCGAAGCTACGTCTTGTCGACTCGCTCAACACCCGCGCCTCACTCGTCGGTGAGATCGCCGCGTTCCCCGAGATCCTGCGCAATGCGCAGGTCGGCGTGCAGGCCTTCCTCACCGCGGCGAACACCGAGCGCTCGCTGCTCAATGTTCTCGCGCACCGGTTCGCCGACGGTGATACCTCGATCGCCGACGTGCGGGCCGGCATCGATACCCGAATCGGGCTGCTGAGCAGCCCACAGGCGCAATCCGGTCAGCTCCCGGTCGGCGACCTGAAGAACTCGCTCACCGCCAGCCTCGATGTCTACGAGCGCGTCGTCGGCAAGGCGACCAAGGACATCGACTCGTCGATGAATGAGCTGGTGTCGACGGCCAACGCCGACGCGTGGACCTACACCGCGGTCGTCATCGCCACTATCCTCGCCGCGCTGCTGCTCGCGGTCTTCGTGGCGCGCTCGATGATCGTGCCGCTGCACCGGCTGCGCCTCGCGGCGCTGCGGGTGGCCGAGAGCGATCTGCCATATGAGGTCGCCCAGCTGCGAAACGGCGCTTCCCCGGAGGACGTGCCGCTGGAGCCGATGCCGGTGCGCAGCACCGAGGAGATCGGTCAGCTGGCCCGCGCCGTCGACGACATCCACGGACAGGCGCTGCGTCTGGCCAGCGATCAGGCGCAGATGCGTTCTCAGGTCAACGACATGTTCGAGACCCTGGCGCGCCGGTCCAAGTCGCTCGTCGACCATCAGCTCACGCTGATCGAGGCGATGGAGTACGACGAGAAGGATCCGCGACTGCTGGAGAACCTCTTCCGGCTGGACCACCTCGCCGCTCGTATGCGTCGTAACGGTGACAACCTGCTGATTCTGGCCGGTACCAAGCAGCGCCGCGCCAAGTCCGCTCCGGTCGAGATCGCCGACGTGCTGCGCGCCGCGATCTCCGAGGTCGAGGACTACGAACGCGTCAAGCTCGGTGCGACACCGCGCGGTTCGCTCAAAGAACCCGCTGCCTCGGATATGGCGCACCTGTTCGCCGAGTTGCTCGATAACGCGCTGCGTGCTTCACCGCCCGAAACCGACGTGAAATTCACCTTCGCGCAGGCCCACGACCAGGGCATGCTCATCGAAGTGGCCGACCGGGGTATCGGTATGCCGCCCTCGGAGATGGCCGATATCAACCGCAGGCTGGAGCAAACCGCCGAGCCGGGCCCCGACACCGCACGGCACATGGGTCTTTTCGTGGTCGGCAGGTTGGCCGAGCGGCACGGACTCACGGTCCGATTGCGGCCGACCTTCGATACCGCGCGGGACCCGGGTGTCACCGTGACCGTGCATGTGCCGGGCGGCCTGATCGTCATCGGACAGGGACAGCAATCCGCACTGCCGACGCAGGCCGCGCCCCAGGTGTCGGCCGGTGCTCCACAACGGCAGGCGAGTTCATCATCGATGCAGATGCGGGGAATTACCAGGACTCCTGGGGGCAATGTGATGGTCACCGTCGATCCCGGGGTGAGCGGCCCGATTCCGGTCAGCAGCCCGGCCCCCGCGGACGGTGGTCCGGCCGCGGCAGGCGGTGGCTTGCCGCAGCGGTCGCCTGGATCGACGATGTCCGCTGGCCTGAGCCCCAATTCGACTCAGGGCGGTCCGTCTCTGCGCCCCACAACCGGACAGGCGCCGAGCGGTCCGCAGCGCGGCAAGCTCGCCGCGGCGAGCTTGCCCAAGCGCAGCGTGTCGCCGGGTGGTCCGCCGCCGCGCCAGCCGGATGGCGGCGAACCGATCGTGACGGGTCTGCCGCCGCGTGATGCGAACTCCGGTGAGCTGCCACTGCGGCAGCCGGGCGCCAATGGTGTGCCACGGCCTTCCACAAGCGGTGGTTTGCCGCAGCGTCAGCCGGGCACCACGACTGGCCTGCCGCAGCGTCAGTCGGGTCTGAACGGTGTGCCGCCGCGCGAACCAGGTTCGAGTGGTCTGCCCCAGCGTGAGTCGAACACGGGTGGTTTGCCGCAGCGTGAGCCGAGTTCCGGTGGTTTGCCGCAGCGTGACTCGGGCACCGGTGGTTTGCCGCAGCGTGACTCGGGCACGGGCGGTTTGCCGCAGCGTCAGTCGGGTCTGAACGGTCTGCCAACCCGCGACCCTGCTTCGGATGGTTTGCCGCAGCGTGATTCCGGTCCGAACGGTCTGCCGACGCGCGATCCCGCTTCGGGTGGTCTACCGCAACGTTCGTCGGGCCTGAACGGTCTGCCGCAGCGGGAACCCGGTGCCAACGGTCTGCCGCAACGGGAGTCCGGTGCCAACGGTCTGCCGCAACGGGAGTCCGGTGCCAACGGTCTGCCGCAACGGGAGTCCGGTGCCAACGGTCTGCCGCAACGGGAGTCCGGTGCCAACGGTTTGCCGCAGCGGGAGTCCGGTGCCAACGGCCTGCCGCAACGGGAGTCCGGGGCGAGTGGCCTCCCGCAGCGTGAGTCGAACACGGGTGGTTTGCCGCAGCGTGATTCGGGTCTGGGTGGTTTGCCGCAGCGTGACCCGAGCACGGGTGGTTTGCCGCAGCGTGATTCGGGTCTGGGTGGTTTGCCGCAGCGTGATTCGGGTCTGGGTGGTTTGCCGCAGCGCGACTCGAGCACGGGCGGTTTGCCCCAGCGTCAGCCTGCGGCGACGAACTTGCCGCAGCGGGACGCGCTGGGCGATCTACCGCAGCGTCAGCCCGGCTCACAGGTGCCGCCTGGTTTGCCGCAGCGTGACCCGAACACCGGTGGTCTGCCGCAACGTGAATCGACATCCGGCCTCGGTCTGCCGCAGCGCGAGCGCGGCAACCCGCAGCCACCGAGCGGCGAACAGCCCGCGCTCTCCGATTCCGGAGCGCCGTTGGCAGGCCGCGACCCCGGCCGCCACAGCTTCAAGGCCGATACGGGCAAGGCCGCGTCGTTCTTCCAGACCAGGCTGCAGCCTGCGGCGGAAACCAACTCGCCTATGGACAGCCCGATCTTCGCCGAAATGATGTCGGCGTGGCTGACAGATCCGAACCCGGACCGGTCCCAGGTGGCCGCGTCCTTCGAATCGCCGGGCGACGAAGGATGGCAGGCGGCTCGCGCGGCGAGCGAAGCCCAGGCCGAAACAAAGACAGCCGCCGGGTTGCCCCAACGCAATCCGGGCGGAAGGCTGGTCCCCGGCGCCGTAAGCGGCGCCGCGGATCGGGCGGCACGTCGCGATCCAGAAACGATCAGGTCCAGCTTGAGTCGTCACCAGCAGGGCGTCCGGGATGGCCGCGCAATGAAGGCAACGAACCTAACCGGAGATAAAGGAGACCGATGA
- a CDS encoding hemophore-related protein produces the protein MKALRSRPAYTGFAAGGLATVAMFLAPTIASADAMTDMAAPLLTSDCSFAQVDAALHAKAPQLASILDSNPSQKAELQRKFDQPVEQRRTEFQRIIDENPSAAQNAQNDPRASGMSATIRAVADSCHSY, from the coding sequence ATGAAGGCCTTGCGCAGTCGACCCGCCTACACCGGATTCGCCGCGGGCGGACTCGCCACCGTCGCGATGTTCCTCGCGCCGACCATCGCCTCCGCCGACGCCATGACCGATATGGCCGCGCCGCTGCTGACCTCCGATTGCTCCTTCGCCCAGGTCGACGCTGCCCTGCATGCCAAGGCCCCGCAGCTGGCCTCGATTCTCGACTCGAACCCGAGCCAGAAGGCCGAGCTGCAGCGCAAGTTCGATCAGCCGGTCGAGCAGCGCCGCACGGAATTCCAGCGCATCATCGACGAGAACCCGAGTGCGGCGCAGAACGCGCAGAACGATCCGCGTGCCTCCGGTATGAGCGCAACGATCCGCGCGGTCGCCGACTCCTGCCACAGCTACTAG